A region of Fimbriimonadaceae bacterium DNA encodes the following proteins:
- the rpoA gene encoding DNA-directed RNA polymerase subunit alpha encodes MPQIQTLTISQDYGKFVLEPLERGYGQTIGNALRRVMLSSIPGAAITAVRIDKVFHEFAAIPGVKEDTSELLLNLKHVAFKIHAETAPTQDSVVRLEVKGPGRVTAADLQCPESVEVVNPDCYIATISDENAMLSMDMYIGWGSGYILPDKQEKYKGMIGIIPNGSQFTPVKKVNYTVEATRVGQRTDYERLVLEVWTNGAVAPNDSVTQAAHILDKYFKLFFDLGAAGIDLMVDEVDEAGTELMNVPEIKIEELDFSQRTFNCLRRAGIMNLRQLAAVTESDLTSIRGFGKKSLTEVRDKLAEHGLAVKPPKGGYRAFDLLDDEEDEDF; translated from the coding sequence ATGCCACAAATCCAGACCCTCACCATCTCGCAGGACTACGGCAAGTTCGTTCTCGAACCGCTCGAGCGCGGCTACGGCCAGACCATCGGCAATGCATTGCGCCGCGTGATGCTGAGCTCGATTCCCGGCGCCGCCATCACCGCCGTGCGCATCGACAAAGTCTTTCATGAGTTCGCCGCCATCCCCGGCGTCAAGGAAGACACCTCAGAACTGCTGCTCAACCTGAAGCACGTCGCCTTCAAGATCCACGCCGAGACCGCACCGACCCAAGACAGCGTGGTCCGTCTCGAAGTGAAAGGACCGGGCCGCGTCACCGCCGCCGATCTCCAATGCCCTGAAAGCGTCGAGGTCGTCAATCCGGACTGCTACATCGCCACCATCAGCGACGAGAATGCGATGCTGAGCATGGACATGTACATCGGCTGGGGCTCGGGCTACATCCTCCCCGACAAGCAAGAGAAGTACAAGGGCATGATCGGGATCATCCCGAACGGCAGCCAGTTCACGCCGGTCAAAAAGGTGAATTACACCGTTGAGGCGACCCGTGTCGGACAGCGAACGGACTATGAGCGGCTCGTGCTCGAAGTGTGGACCAATGGCGCCGTCGCCCCGAATGACAGCGTCACCCAGGCCGCCCACATTCTGGACAAGTATTTCAAGCTGTTCTTCGACCTGGGAGCCGCCGGCATCGACCTGATGGTCGACGAGGTGGACGAGGCCGGCACCGAACTTATGAACGTGCCGGAAATCAAGATCGAAGAGCTCGATTTCTCGCAGCGCACCTTCAACTGTTTGCGTCGCGCGGGAATTATGAACTTGCGCCAGTTGGCCGCGGTCACCGAGAGTGACCTGACGAGCATCCGTGGCTTCGGAAAGAAGTCGCTGACCGAGGTCCGCGACAAGCTCGCCGAGCACGGCCTTGCCGTCAAGCCGCCAAAGGGCGGATATCGAGCGTTCGACCTGCTCGATGATGAGGAAGACGAGGACTTCTAA
- the rplQ gene encoding 50S ribosomal protein L17, with the protein MRHKVDRRKLGLPSDQRRALLTNLARQFIRHGYVRTTFGRAKELQRIVEKLITAGKQDSLQSRREARRVLVGHSSSSAKPTKQLAGKTDLEKMIILQERSLLNGEDLVKHLFDNVAPRFRDRNGGYTRLTKTGLRRGDAAVTAVLELVD; encoded by the coding sequence ATGCGACATAAAGTAGATCGACGCAAACTTGGACTGCCCAGCGATCAGCGGCGCGCGCTGCTGACCAACCTCGCGCGCCAGTTCATCCGACACGGCTATGTCCGCACCACCTTTGGCCGAGCCAAGGAGCTTCAGCGAATCGTGGAGAAGCTCATCACCGCGGGCAAGCAGGACAGCCTGCAATCGCGGCGTGAGGCAAGGCGGGTACTCGTCGGCCATTCCTCAAGCAGTGCCAAGCCGACCAAGCAACTCGCCGGCAAGACGGACCTTGAGAAGATGATCATCCTGCAGGAGCGCAGCCTGTTGAACGGAGAGGATCTGGTCAAACACCTGTTCGACAACGTCGCACCCCGATTCAGGGACCGAAATGGAGGCTATACCCGGCTCACCAAGACAGGGCTTCGGCGCGGAGACGCGGCCGTGACCGCGGTTTTGGAGCTTGTCGACTAA
- the fbaB gene encoding Fructose-bisphosphate aldolase class 1: MDQIVEALGADARNLLDHQCKTVDKGLLHLPGPDFVDRVFLQSDRNPQVLRSLQQIFDHGRLGGTGYVSILPVDQGIEHSAGASFAKNPIYFDPQAIIELAIEGGCNAVASTFGVLGACSRKFAHRIPFVVKINHNELLTYPNKFEQILFGQVEQAWNMGAAAVGATIYFGSDDAGREIVEISQCFAHAHELGMATILWCYMRNPDFKKDKDYHVSADLTGQANHLGVTIEADIIKQKLPENNGGYMALNSGDSSYGKLDKRMYSELSSDHPIDLCRYQVMNCYMGRAGLINSGGASGDNDLADAVKTAVVNKRAGGMGLISGRKAFQRPMKDGVQILNAIQDVYLCGDVTIA, translated from the coding sequence ATGGATCAGATCGTCGAGGCGCTAGGGGCGGACGCCAGAAATCTCCTCGACCATCAGTGCAAAACCGTCGACAAGGGGCTGCTCCACCTTCCTGGCCCGGACTTCGTCGACCGGGTCTTCCTGCAATCCGACCGCAACCCTCAGGTGCTGCGCAGCCTTCAGCAGATTTTCGACCATGGACGACTCGGTGGAACGGGCTACGTTTCGATTCTGCCGGTGGACCAGGGCATCGAGCACAGCGCCGGCGCCTCGTTCGCCAAGAATCCCATCTATTTCGACCCGCAGGCCATCATCGAACTCGCCATCGAAGGCGGCTGCAATGCTGTCGCCTCGACCTTCGGCGTCCTTGGCGCCTGCAGCCGGAAGTTCGCCCACAGGATTCCCTTCGTGGTCAAGATCAACCACAACGAGCTTTTGACCTACCCGAACAAGTTCGAGCAGATTCTCTTCGGCCAGGTGGAGCAAGCTTGGAACATGGGAGCGGCGGCGGTTGGCGCGACCATCTACTTCGGCAGCGACGACGCCGGGCGCGAGATCGTGGAGATCAGCCAGTGCTTTGCCCATGCCCACGAGCTCGGCATGGCCACGATCCTGTGGTGCTACATGCGCAATCCCGATTTCAAGAAGGACAAGGACTATCACGTTTCTGCCGACCTGACCGGACAAGCCAACCACCTCGGCGTGACGATCGAAGCCGACATCATCAAGCAAAAGCTGCCTGAGAACAACGGCGGTTACATGGCTCTCAACTCCGGCGATAGTTCCTACGGCAAGCTCGACAAGCGGATGTATAGCGAGTTGTCGAGCGACCATCCGATCGATCTCTGCCGCTACCAGGTCATGAATTGCTATATGGGTCGCGCCGGGCTGATCAACAGCGGAGGCGCCTCCGGCGACAACGACCTCGCCGACGCGGTGAAGACGGCCGTCGTCAACAAGCGAGCCGGTGGAATGGGTCTGATCTCCGGGCGCAAGGCCTTTCAGCGCCCGATGAAGGATGGCGTCCAGATCCTGAACGCCATCCAAGACGTGTATCTCTGCGGCGACGTGACGATCGCTTAG
- the rpsK gene encoding 30S ribosomal protein S11: MARKQVVRGKAKEKRQVAHGVAHIHSSFNNTIVTITDQQGNVLVWSSAGNVNFKGSRKGTPFAAQLAAETAARKVAEYGVKKVDVRVKGPGSGRETAIRSLQANGLEVQLIQDVTPVPHNGCRPPKKRRV, translated from the coding sequence ATGGCAAGAAAGCAAGTTGTACGAGGCAAGGCGAAGGAAAAGCGCCAGGTGGCCCACGGAGTGGCTCACATCCACTCGTCGTTTAACAACACGATCGTGACGATCACCGACCAGCAGGGCAACGTGCTGGTATGGAGCAGCGCGGGCAACGTTAACTTCAAGGGAAGCAGGAAGGGAACGCCATTCGCCGCCCAGTTGGCCGCTGAAACCGCCGCACGCAAGGTTGCGGAGTATGGCGTGAAGAAAGTCGATGTTCGGGTCAAAGGCCCTGGTAGCGGTCGCGAAACCGCCATCCGCTCGCTCCAGGCAAACGGGCTTGAAGTGCAGCTCATCCAGGATGTCACCCCGGTGCCCCACAACGGATGCCGCCCCCCGAAGAAGCGAAGAGTTTAA
- the atpD gene encoding ATP synthase subunit beta → MPSAGTVIQVLGPVVDCRFSSDSLPEIYNAIEIKDGNRGIDLTCEVAQHLGDDIVRCVALSTTDGLVRGMPATDTGAAVSVPVGEATLGRVFNLLGQPIDNGDPISSDTKRLPIHRQPPTFEDQSVKVEILQTGLKVVDLLVPFNKGGKIGLFGGAGLGKTVLIQELIRNIAVEASGVSMFAGVGERTREGNDLWIEMTEATFKDKDGTEKRVIDKTAMVFGQMNEPPGARLRVALSALTMAEYFRDEMGSDVLIFIDNIFRFVQAGSEVSALLGRMPSAVGYQPTLATEMGFLQERITSTNRGSVTSVQAVYVPADDPSDPAPATTFSHLDAYVYLERQIAAKGLFPAVDPLASTSKNLSPDVVGQEHYDVASRVQRILQRYKELQDIIAILGIDELSDDDKLLVARARKIERFMSQPFFVAEQFTGNVGRFVPVDETVAAFKEIVDGNLDELPEQAFLYCGGLDDVREKAKKLQAA, encoded by the coding sequence ATGCCATCGGCAGGCACCGTCATTCAAGTCTTGGGTCCCGTCGTCGACTGTCGGTTTTCATCCGACTCGCTGCCGGAGATCTACAACGCCATCGAAATCAAGGATGGCAATCGGGGAATCGATTTGACCTGTGAGGTCGCCCAACACCTCGGCGACGACATCGTCCGTTGCGTCGCCCTGAGTACTACCGACGGCTTGGTCCGCGGCATGCCCGCCACCGATACCGGCGCCGCTGTCTCGGTGCCTGTCGGCGAAGCGACCTTGGGCCGCGTCTTCAATCTTCTCGGCCAGCCAATCGACAATGGCGATCCGATTTCCAGCGACACCAAACGGCTGCCGATCCACCGACAGCCCCCGACGTTCGAAGACCAGAGCGTCAAAGTCGAAATTCTTCAGACTGGACTCAAGGTCGTCGACCTTCTGGTGCCCTTTAACAAGGGAGGCAAGATCGGCCTGTTCGGCGGAGCGGGACTTGGCAAGACGGTTCTGATCCAGGAGTTGATCCGCAATATCGCGGTCGAAGCTTCGGGCGTATCGATGTTCGCCGGCGTGGGTGAGCGCACCCGCGAAGGCAACGACCTCTGGATCGAAATGACCGAGGCCACCTTTAAGGATAAGGACGGGACCGAAAAGCGCGTTATCGACAAGACCGCGATGGTCTTCGGCCAGATGAACGAGCCGCCCGGAGCCCGCCTTCGAGTTGCACTATCGGCGCTGACGATGGCCGAATACTTCCGCGACGAGATGGGCAGCGACGTGCTGATCTTCATCGACAACATTTTCCGGTTCGTCCAAGCCGGCTCCGAAGTATCGGCGCTTCTCGGCCGAATGCCGAGTGCGGTCGGCTACCAGCCGACGCTCGCCACTGAGATGGGCTTCCTCCAGGAGCGCATCACCTCGACGAACAGAGGTTCGGTTACGTCGGTGCAGGCCGTTTACGTTCCTGCCGACGACCCTTCGGACCCCGCGCCGGCCACCACGTTCTCGCACCTTGACGCTTACGTTTATCTTGAGCGACAGATTGCGGCGAAGGGCCTTTTCCCGGCCGTCGACCCGCTCGCGTCGACTTCGAAGAACCTGTCTCCCGACGTTGTCGGCCAAGAGCACTACGACGTCGCTTCGCGCGTGCAGCGAATCCTCCAGCGGTACAAGGAATTGCAGGACATCATCGCGATTCTCGGTATCGACGAGCTTTCTGACGATGACAAGCTCCTGGTGGCCCGCGCCAGAAAGATCGAGCGATTTATGTCGCAGCCGTTCTTCGTAGCCGAGCAATTCACCGGTAACGTCGGTCGGTTCGTCCCGGTCGACGAGACGGTCGCCGCGTTCAAGGAGATCGTTGATGGCAACCTCGACGAGCTACCCGAGCAGGCATTCCTCTACTGCGGTGGCCTCGACGACGTCCGCGAGAAGGCCAAGAAGCTCCAAGCCGCTTAA
- the yknY gene encoding putative ABC transporter ATP-binding protein YknY produces the protein MQPVIETHGLSKDYVMGTTVVHALRAVDAIINPGEFVAIMGPSGSGKSTFMNLIGCLDRPTDGDYKLNGQAVANLSDNELADIRNQYIGFVFQTFNLLPRTSALKNVELPLMYAGAKDRTKLAEKALERVGLSQRAHHKPNELSGGQQQRVAIARAIVNDPVLILGDEPTGNLDSRTAEEIMSLFQALNRSGKTVVIVTHEQDIAEHCKRIIRFKDGRILSDEAVDEPVDALDVLETMPDPDAVAV, from the coding sequence ATGCAGCCAGTCATCGAAACTCACGGTCTGAGCAAGGACTACGTGATGGGCACCACCGTGGTCCATGCCCTCCGAGCCGTCGACGCCATCATCAATCCCGGCGAGTTCGTCGCAATCATGGGCCCTTCGGGTTCCGGCAAGTCGACCTTTATGAATCTGATCGGCTGCCTCGACCGGCCAACCGACGGCGACTACAAATTGAACGGCCAGGCCGTTGCCAACCTGTCCGACAACGAACTCGCCGATATTCGCAACCAATATATTGGGTTCGTCTTCCAGACTTTCAATCTCTTGCCGAGAACGTCTGCCCTCAAGAATGTCGAGCTGCCGCTGATGTATGCCGGCGCCAAGGACCGAACGAAGCTCGCCGAAAAAGCTCTCGAACGGGTGGGTCTATCTCAGCGTGCCCATCACAAACCCAACGAGCTGTCGGGCGGCCAGCAGCAACGCGTGGCGATCGCTCGGGCGATTGTTAACGATCCGGTTCTGATCTTGGGGGATGAGCCGACCGGCAACCTCGACTCGCGAACGGCCGAGGAGATCATGTCCCTGTTTCAGGCCCTTAACCGCAGCGGCAAGACGGTCGTGATTGTGACCCACGAGCAGGACATCGCCGAACACTGCAAGCGGATCATCCGCTTCAAGGACGGACGGATTCTCTCCGACGAAGCGGTCGACGAGCCGGTTGACGCGCTCGATGTGCTGGAGACCATGCCCGACCCCGACGCGGTCGCTGTTTAA
- the rpsM gene encoding 30S ribosomal protein S13 produces MARIAGVDLPREKAVLYAIPLLYGIGKHNAIEVLEKAGIDPRKKIKDLSEAEIGHLREVIDENYVVEGDLRREIHSNIRRLIEIGSYRGLRHRRGLPTRGQNTRSNARTRKGVKKTVAGKKKAKK; encoded by the coding sequence ATGGCACGTATTGCAGGCGTCGACCTCCCCCGCGAAAAGGCGGTCCTTTACGCGATTCCCCTTCTCTATGGCATCGGAAAGCACAATGCCATTGAGGTCCTGGAAAAGGCGGGTATCGACCCGCGGAAGAAGATCAAGGACCTGAGCGAAGCAGAGATCGGCCACCTGCGCGAAGTCATCGACGAGAACTACGTGGTGGAAGGCGACCTCCGCCGAGAAATCCACAGCAACATTCGTCGCCTGATTGAAATCGGCTCCTATCGTGGCCTGCGACATCGCCGCGGATTGCCCACGCGCGGCCAGAACACCCGGTCCAATGCGCGAACGAGAAAGGGTGTCAAGAAGACCGTTGCCGGAAAGAAGAAGGCGAAGAAGTAA
- the mdtA_6 gene encoding Multidrug resistance protein MdtA, whose product MKKPWLILGVTGLVAVLGWAWMRGGNSAPEVEYRYAPIEKGELVSSITATGQLVALTSVEVKSKAGGKIVQLRVEEGDIVRKGDVIAVIDPSDTQAVYDQAAADLSSAQARVTQARVNYELQVQNSQNAVSQAEAAVETARIRLERERLESQRQPELTKSALDSAKSQVNAARTALSRFESVTMPQERRSAANEVARTEADLNAARSDLTRQEQLLQQGYVAKSAVEQARSRFESAKAAHSNAKQRADTIETDLDSELANLREAVRRAEAGHAEANANRSQVDIAKRNLAEAEKSLETARIGLDQARDSLRNNTVRQQDISVAQASAVRSRVSVENAKVQLDSTTVVAPRDGVVTAKLLEEGAIIPPGQSAFSQGTGIVQLSDITRLFVECAVDEADIANVKPGQEVRLVVEAFPSGRLKGKVERISPAAKTDQNITAIKVRVEIDPGFKERLLPGMNATCEFITMAKPNVLIAPMQAIQREGEKTTIKVKAATGPVVREVKIGETGNNGMEILEGVKEGEEVVVAEINLKELRETQAKMLEAQQGGGLAGGMPNRNRNAISTGRGASGGGGGAPRGGGGGGGPR is encoded by the coding sequence ATGAAAAAACCTTGGCTGATACTTGGCGTGACGGGACTCGTTGCCGTGCTCGGATGGGCGTGGATGCGGGGCGGTAATTCCGCTCCGGAGGTCGAATACCGATATGCGCCGATCGAGAAGGGCGAACTCGTTAGCTCGATTACCGCAACCGGACAGCTCGTCGCGTTGACGTCGGTCGAAGTTAAATCCAAGGCTGGCGGCAAAATCGTCCAGCTGCGCGTCGAGGAAGGGGATATCGTCAGGAAGGGCGACGTGATCGCCGTCATCGACCCCAGCGACACCCAAGCTGTCTATGACCAGGCAGCAGCGGACTTGAGTTCGGCCCAGGCTAGAGTGACGCAAGCCCGCGTCAACTATGAGCTCCAGGTTCAAAACAGCCAGAACGCGGTGAGCCAGGCGGAGGCCGCGGTCGAAACCGCCAGGATTCGATTGGAACGAGAAAGGCTGGAATCACAGCGACAGCCCGAGCTGACCAAATCGGCTTTGGACTCGGCGAAGTCGCAGGTCAATGCCGCTCGCACCGCCCTGAGCCGGTTCGAAAGCGTAACCATGCCGCAAGAGCGCCGGTCCGCAGCCAACGAAGTCGCCCGTACCGAGGCCGACCTTAACGCCGCCAGATCCGACCTAACGCGCCAAGAGCAGCTCCTCCAGCAAGGCTATGTGGCCAAGTCGGCGGTCGAGCAGGCAAGGTCGCGATTCGAGAGCGCCAAGGCGGCCCATAGCAATGCCAAGCAGCGGGCAGACACCATCGAGACCGACCTGGACAGCGAATTGGCCAATTTGCGAGAAGCGGTTCGCCGAGCCGAGGCCGGCCACGCGGAAGCCAACGCCAATCGAAGCCAGGTCGATATTGCCAAGCGGAATCTTGCCGAGGCGGAAAAGTCTCTCGAGACCGCGCGAATCGGCCTCGACCAAGCCCGAGACTCGCTCAGGAACAATACCGTTCGCCAACAGGACATCAGCGTGGCCCAAGCGAGCGCCGTCCGCAGCCGTGTCTCGGTCGAAAACGCCAAAGTCCAGCTCGACAGCACGACCGTCGTCGCTCCCCGCGACGGCGTTGTCACCGCCAAGCTGCTGGAAGAGGGCGCCATTATTCCTCCCGGCCAGAGTGCGTTTAGCCAAGGCACCGGTATCGTCCAGCTGAGCGACATCACCCGACTCTTCGTGGAGTGCGCGGTCGACGAAGCCGACATTGCGAACGTCAAACCGGGCCAGGAAGTCCGGCTCGTTGTCGAGGCCTTCCCTTCCGGCAGGCTCAAAGGCAAGGTCGAACGCATCAGCCCCGCGGCCAAAACCGATCAGAACATCACCGCCATCAAGGTCCGGGTCGAGATCGATCCCGGGTTCAAGGAGCGGCTGCTACCCGGCATGAACGCCACTTGCGAGTTCATCACCATGGCCAAGCCGAATGTCCTGATTGCCCCGATGCAAGCTATCCAGCGCGAAGGCGAGAAGACGACCATCAAGGTGAAGGCGGCCACTGGACCGGTCGTTCGCGAGGTGAAGATCGGCGAAACCGGCAACAACGGCATGGAGATTCTGGAAGGAGTTAAAGAAGGCGAGGAAGTCGTCGTCGCCGAAATCAACCTGAAGGAGCTCCGCGAGACCCAAGCGAAGATGCTGGAAGCCCAGCAGGGCGGCGGCCTCGCGGGCGGCATGCCGAATCGAAACCGCAACGCCATCAGTACCGGTCGAGGGGCCAGTGGAGGCGGAGGCGGTGCACCTCGGGGTGGTGGCGGAGGTGGCGGTCCGCGATGA
- the truA gene encoding tRNA pseudouridine synthase A encodes MSTKRIKLVVAYDGTDFRGWAANPGQRTVRSTLTEAVRQISGEENEIIGASRTDSGAHAKGQVCHFDTANPMPPERWTQALNRRLPSDIRIGRSEGVPCDFHSRFSASFREYRYAMADGDPDPIRGRFCHDVWHRLDVGRMHEASEALIGVHDFRAYSEEIPADANTVREILRLKIERIRNEIRLTVAGKAFLRGMIRRIAGGLYEVGRGYRPADEIKQLLDPKLRDKLQWPVVLPANGLMLMRVVYGRHPKDFRNSLANSRENEKDNNDE; translated from the coding sequence TTGTCGACTAAGCGGATCAAGCTGGTCGTCGCGTACGACGGAACCGATTTTCGCGGCTGGGCCGCAAACCCCGGACAACGGACCGTCCGGAGCACATTGACAGAAGCCGTTCGCCAGATCTCGGGCGAAGAGAACGAGATCATTGGAGCAAGCCGAACCGACAGCGGCGCCCATGCCAAAGGTCAGGTCTGCCACTTCGATACGGCCAATCCCATGCCGCCGGAGCGGTGGACGCAAGCCTTGAACCGAAGACTGCCGTCCGATATCCGGATTGGCAGGTCGGAAGGGGTACCGTGCGACTTCCACAGCCGATTCAGCGCATCGTTTCGCGAGTACCGCTATGCGATGGCCGACGGCGACCCGGATCCGATCCGAGGGAGGTTTTGCCACGATGTGTGGCACCGCCTCGACGTTGGACGGATGCACGAAGCTTCGGAAGCCTTGATCGGAGTTCACGACTTTCGGGCCTACAGCGAGGAAATTCCTGCCGACGCCAACACCGTCCGCGAAATCCTCAGGCTGAAGATCGAGCGAATCAGAAATGAAATCAGACTGACGGTCGCGGGAAAGGCATTCTTGAGAGGCATGATTCGGAGAATCGCCGGCGGACTTTACGAAGTCGGCCGCGGATACCGACCAGCCGACGAAATCAAACAGCTTTTAGACCCAAAACTTCGCGATAAGCTCCAATGGCCGGTGGTTTTGCCGGCGAACGGGTTGATGTTGATGAGAGTGGTGTACGGAAGGCACCCGAAAGACTTCCGAAACAGTTTGGCGAATAGCCGCGAAAACGAAAAGGATAATAACGATGAATAG
- the rplM gene encoding 50S ribosomal protein L13, translated as MNRTTTAKPDTIERKWHVVDATGQPVGRLAAQVAKILRGKHKPTFTYNQDCGDFVIVINAERAVLTGNHKADDLIYWHSGWPGGLKNVSRGKMLAERPEDLVTKAIWGMVPKTKLGKQIIKKLKVYRGSEHPHAAQQPQPLKITRD; from the coding sequence ATGAATAGGACAACAACGGCAAAGCCGGATACGATCGAGCGGAAGTGGCACGTCGTCGATGCGACGGGTCAGCCCGTGGGGCGTCTTGCCGCCCAGGTCGCGAAGATTCTACGGGGCAAGCACAAGCCGACGTTCACCTATAACCAGGACTGCGGCGACTTCGTCATCGTCATCAACGCCGAGCGAGCGGTTCTCACCGGCAACCACAAGGCCGATGATCTCATCTATTGGCACAGCGGCTGGCCCGGTGGACTGAAAAACGTGTCGCGCGGCAAAATGCTGGCCGAGCGACCAGAGGACCTTGTCACCAAGGCCATCTGGGGCATGGTTCCCAAGACCAAGCTCGGTAAGCAAATCATCAAGAAGCTGAAGGTTTATCGCGGCAGCGAGCATCCTCACGCCGCCCAGCAGCCACAACCACTCAAAATCACAAGAGACTAA
- the macB_3 gene encoding Macrolide export ATP-binding/permease protein MacB, protein MTLLDCFNSALRAIASNKLRSALTMLGVVIGVGSVIAMIGIGEGTKKKSLENIEVMGTNMLTVMPDWRRGGSSAGQNSAATLKDEDVKALKQIETVNLISGAVRSGVTAKFGNRSSQTQVFGCEPQMKIIRNANKMYQGEWFNTMDNELMEQKVVLGYTVYDQLFAGEYAVGATIKIKGQNYEVVGVVNYKGGSGFMNPDDQMYVPLKTAQKRLLGKTNLDQISIQAINTEFLPYTQAKVEETLARTRSNAMGEAQFRVMNQGEWIEQIETQNRLLGFLLAGIASVSLLVGGIGIMNIMLVSVTERTREIGLRKAIGAKSESIRFQFLLESVVMCLVGGVIGIVLGIVATWGVAGLLKVPPAVSPQAIILAFGFSAMVGLFFGIYPALRASRLQPIEALRYE, encoded by the coding sequence ATGACGCTTCTCGACTGCTTTAACAGCGCCCTCAGGGCGATCGCCTCGAACAAGCTTCGTTCCGCACTCACCATGCTCGGCGTCGTGATTGGCGTTGGATCCGTGATTGCGATGATCGGTATCGGCGAAGGCACCAAGAAGAAGAGCCTTGAGAACATCGAGGTGATGGGCACCAACATGCTCACGGTGATGCCGGACTGGAGGCGGGGCGGTTCCAGCGCGGGCCAGAATTCGGCCGCGACGCTAAAGGATGAAGACGTCAAAGCCCTTAAGCAGATTGAGACTGTGAATTTGATTTCAGGCGCGGTGCGTAGCGGAGTGACCGCAAAGTTTGGCAACCGCAGCTCGCAAACCCAGGTCTTTGGGTGCGAGCCGCAAATGAAGATCATTCGCAACGCCAACAAGATGTACCAAGGCGAGTGGTTCAACACCATGGACAACGAGCTGATGGAACAAAAGGTGGTTCTCGGCTACACGGTTTATGACCAGCTCTTCGCCGGCGAGTATGCGGTTGGGGCCACGATCAAGATCAAGGGCCAGAACTACGAGGTCGTCGGCGTCGTGAATTATAAGGGCGGCTCCGGGTTTATGAATCCGGATGATCAGATGTACGTTCCCCTCAAGACGGCCCAAAAACGGTTGCTCGGCAAGACCAATCTCGATCAGATTTCCATCCAGGCGATCAATACGGAATTCCTGCCTTACACCCAAGCCAAGGTCGAAGAGACTTTGGCGCGAACCCGATCCAATGCGATGGGTGAGGCCCAGTTCCGAGTCATGAACCAGGGTGAGTGGATCGAACAGATTGAAACGCAGAACCGCTTGCTCGGCTTCCTTCTCGCCGGCATCGCATCGGTCAGCCTCCTTGTCGGCGGGATCGGCATCATGAACATCATGCTGGTTTCGGTGACCGAGCGCACCCGCGAGATTGGCCTGAGAAAGGCGATCGGTGCGAAGAGCGAGTCGATTCGCTTCCAGTTTCTCCTTGAGAGCGTGGTGATGTGCCTCGTCGGAGGCGTCATCGGCATCGTGCTCGGCATCGTCGCGACCTGGGGGGTGGCGGGCTTGCTCAAGGTGCCGCCGGCCGTGAGCCCGCAAGCGATCATCCTGGCCTTCGGCTTTTCGGCTATGGTCGGCCTTTTCTTCGGCATCTATCCCGCGTTGCGGGCCAGCCGCCTACAGCCGATCGAAGCATTGAGGTACGAGTAA